The DNA window GACAGGCGCATCCCGGTCCGGCGCCTCAGCACACCGTCGCCTCCGCCTCGCAGGGCATCAGCGGCATCAAGCCCCTGCGGCGAGAGGAGACGACCCGAGGTGGCGCAGTTCTTCGCCCGGTTCTTCCCTCAGCGCAGCGAGCGCCCCCTGTACGACCTCTTCGCGGAGCTCGCCGAGCTGCTGGTCCAGTCGGCGGACACCCATTCGAAGGTGCTCGGACACGGCTACCGCGAGCGCACCCGCATCGCTCCGCGCCTGCACGAGCAGTCCACCGTCGCCGAGGAGCTGTGCCGCCGCATCGCCCAGCGGCTCGCCCATTCGCTGATCACGCCCTACGAGGCGGAGCTGCTCTACGACCTCGCCCTGACCATCGCCGACACCATGGACTCCATGGAGCACACGGTCGAGCTGCTGGTCATCTCCAAGGTCGGCTCCGTGCCCACTCCGCTGCTCGAGGCCGCCAAGGGCATCGAACGGGCCTCGGAGCTGACCGTCGCCGTCACCTGGAAGCTCGCCGCCGTGCGGGACCTCGGCGATCACTACGAGCAGATCCGCAAGCTCAAGCGCCAGGGCGAGCGCCTGGTGCGCAGGGCGCACGGCGAGCTCTACTCGCGCGGCGGCTCGACCCAGGAGCTGCTCCCCCTGCACGACATCACGGAGTCGATCCGGGAGACCATCACCCTGCAGGAGCGCAGCGCACGGATCGCCGACCTGCTGCGGGTCAAGGACTCCTGAGTGTCCGCCACCCTGCTGGTGCTGGTCGTCGTCGTCGCGCTGGTGATGGCGTACGTGAACGGCTTCCACGACGCCTCCAACGCCGTCTCCACCACGATCGCCACGAGGACCCTGCGGGAGTCGACGGCGCTGGCCATGGCCGCGCTGCTGAACCTTCTCGGCGCGCTGCTGGGGATGGCCCTGCTGGTGCTCACGGCGGACTGGGCGGTGCACCTGCTGGGGATGATGCCGCTCGCCGAGGCGACGGCGCAGGATCCGGACCTGCTCGCGATGGCGCTGCTCGCGGTCATGGGGACGACGGTCTTCTGGGATCTGCTGACCTGGCGGCTGGGCATGCCGGCCTCGACCTGGCACGCGTTCATCGGCGCGACCCTCGGGGTCACCCTGGTGATCGGGGCGGCCGCGAACTGGGAGCGGCTCGGCCTCCTGCTGCTGGTCTCGCTGGCGGGACCCTTCCTCTCGGCGGGGATCGCGTTCGCTCTCATGCACGGCCTGCTCCGGCTGGGCCGGCATGAGCTGGTCCAGCGCGGCCACCTCCGCTTCGCCCAGACCCTCTCCGCCGGCGCGGTCGCGACGGGGCACGGGATCAACGACTCCCGTCTGCCGCTCGCGGTGGTGGTGGTCGCGGCCTCGTCCGGAGGCATCGCGCCGTCGAGCCTGACCGGGATCATGGTCGCCGTCGCGGTCGCGATGGGGGCGGGAACGCTGATGGGCGGCCACCGGATCATCCGCACCCTGGGGCGGCATCTCACTGACCTGTCCGTCGCCCAGGGCCTGGCCGCCGAGGTCTCGGCGGCCACGACGATGTCGCTCAGCCTGTTCGGGATCAGCTCCCCGATCTCCACCTCCCACGCCCTGGCCTCCAGCGTGGTCGGCGCGGGCGCCGCGCGCGGGCTGCGCACGGTGCGCTGGAAGGTCGCTCTGCAGATCGGGGTGACCTGGCTGATCACTCCCCTGGCATCCGCCGTCATCGGCGCCGCCGTGATCGGTGTGATCCGGGAGCTCATGGCCCCCTGACCGCGCCGCGTTCACCCGGGAACCTCGGAGGAAGGGCCAGTACGCTGGGGGGATCCGAGTCGTGAAGGAGTCCTGATGACCGACGGCGAGTCGCCCACCCCCCGCCGGCGTCCCAGCTACGGGCTGCCGGGGCCCACGTCCCCCGCCGCCGAGCCGAGCGGAGCGTCCGCTCCCGGGGCTCCGTCCTACGGGACCTCATCCTTCGGGAGCCCGTCCTACGACGCCGCCCCCCAGGGCTCTCCGATGCACGGCACCCCCTCGTTGCCCCCGCAGACCGGCCCGCTGCCGTCCTCCGGCGCTCCCGGCCCGCGCCGACGCCGCGGTCTGTGGCCGCTGATCATCGGCCTGGTGCTGCTGGTGGTGATCGGTCCTGCCGCGACCATCGGCGGCATCGTGTGGGGAGTGAGCTCGATGGTCGGCGACTCCACGTCGCCGACGGTGCTGGACGGCGGCACCGGCGAGGTCGAGGTCTCCCAGAACCAGATGCTCCTGCTCTACGTCCCCTCCGCGGATGCCGGCGGCGAGTGCACGGCGGAGGGCGCCGA is part of the Brachybacterium ginsengisoli genome and encodes:
- a CDS encoding DUF47 family protein yields the protein MAQFFARFFPQRSERPLYDLFAELAELLVQSADTHSKVLGHGYRERTRIAPRLHEQSTVAEELCRRIAQRLAHSLITPYEAELLYDLALTIADTMDSMEHTVELLVISKVGSVPTPLLEAAKGIERASELTVAVTWKLAAVRDLGDHYEQIRKLKRQGERLVRRAHGELYSRGGSTQELLPLHDITESIRETITLQERSARIADLLRVKDS
- a CDS encoding inorganic phosphate transporter — translated: MSATLLVLVVVVALVMAYVNGFHDASNAVSTTIATRTLRESTALAMAALLNLLGALLGMALLVLTADWAVHLLGMMPLAEATAQDPDLLAMALLAVMGTTVFWDLLTWRLGMPASTWHAFIGATLGVTLVIGAAANWERLGLLLLVSLAGPFLSAGIAFALMHGLLRLGRHELVQRGHLRFAQTLSAGAVATGHGINDSRLPLAVVVVAASSGGIAPSSLTGIMVAVAVAMGAGTLMGGHRIIRTLGRHLTDLSVAQGLAAEVSAATTMSLSLFGISSPISTSHALASSVVGAGAARGLRTVRWKVALQIGVTWLITPLASAVIGAAVIGVIRELMAP